In a single window of the Bacteroides acidifaciens genome:
- a CDS encoding RHS repeat-associated core domain-containing protein, giving the protein MRNITQKIIILGIALLVAISTRAQQEAVASEGRNSACDVGEIPVQYALTPTGAVTYQVPMDIHPDPEEFHPRLSFGYNSQQRESAMGYGWNIGGLSGITHVPGTIYYDGKSSPLSLDEDKLMLDGMRLLKTGTDAWQSEQGFIKVKKQADGTLVARYPDGNTAKFETSSQAPFSYVMTLYTNRKGRSVKYVYTQADNLPYIHKVLYGEVEGAYNDSVVFTYRNVNAAITRYTDGKPFKYSRLLEKVESFYKGKLWRRYLLSYQNRGVNLPIQLECETENGKLNPLQFGYGDRRNIESLSGSLIYLQRYFQNSVQDPNSHKSLALSRGKFKRTSKSDGLISYPVLGEYTETQRLLVYKDLSDSNVSPVVFTAGKGFMQLEALDVDGDGLEEPVKVNYDDDKLVVSVYTNDVDPNRHSDYIYSEWDGYVHERQVVTGDFNGDGKVELLAISSCYDWDKNRYPSRALLVDLKNRKAIYDGTCFDFTLHQVDNRALYADRLIPMDYNGDGKTDICLININGLYVYEFTGSGFRQLAYSSAINIMHFNFESRTVKDRELMVTDMNGDGNMDIILGPRRVHCKDGFKHLGDGICRGACVSESNLKSTSASGYKHYVHPYSGQECTVDPSVSQRDLVVFDWNVENGKQWTFLISTGNSSYSTGNPGFKVHTEELFYCFHETVGLNFMLVDVDNDGLPDLLRNVRGKIYVHLNENGKISQDYNYRSILQMDNLSAQFAVANVAHSYYWSGSLICVDNEKLYVYEYSHNESKERMLRELTDSYGVTSSHYYTDIMKASEDRYVSLLDVSLGALGYPYVIMAPHLYVPNGLQKTKGDKELLWEYYKYTNAVFHRTGLGFRGFRKIETKDVVNKRTMSSVFDPELLSTEVKKETFADTIVRKYVLERSQNKTVLLKLKKETVQNALNGTEKVTTYEYNDYGQATGMFTSYGAHNTEAKSFGYQNVVNNDWYLLGLPLFSWTQSSRNDSIVTQEVRTDYDNRYLPVRKTSFFNGNIASQEHYEYDDRQQLTRKEQCSYDSEDWLVKTFEYNRDGCLTKETDPMGLSADYVYDLETGLLQSATDHKGRVTRYAYDMWGRLVETRYPDGRMRRLSTAWSSEGEPGLYVVTVAETGKPVTKKYYDYLKREVRTSQVRFDGREMKTDKVYNVKTGLLEKESLPTTDSVPSRWNSFTYDKFDRRTSTRYASGKMDSCAYGALTDTIIENGIRHIRTYDEVGLMTQATDAAGSIAYYYRPDGQPMVAIMSGNIQTRFYYDKYGRRIAIKDPSAGIRRTGYDKAGNVSKETDADGRELVKEYDRYGRVVKQITPDLTTVYTYDDTENLLLSAVSSNGSALYNTYDEYGRLQTQREEAPDGKWLQKAYSYTTDGLPESIAYISQNGALTTEELSYRNGFLTEVRLADGTLVYRHDEENSLGQLTKLTAGGMQRTYEFNEWGLPVRRSITRVDGGIVFDHSYRFNVANNNLENRTDETRNLPEDFDYDELNRLCSYGNNAVLYDNYGNIRWKGDAGELVYTNPNRPYAVTGLAPVEDNLVKSGIDITYTAAQRPSVIMLDTKKVMLTYNANHERIRMQYSVNNQNELTRYYLGGNYEIDESLGSVKEKLYLGGGYYDAPAVLIKEGNRLSVFFIHRDYLGSILQIADAQGNVVEENSFDAWGRLRNPATQTVYAPGTEPELMLDRGFTGHEHLSFFGLINMNARLYDPVLGRFLSPDPYVQVLDFTQSYNRYMYAMNNPLCYVDRNGEFLWFVPVIIGAAIGMYSGGVIANKGQYNPVKWDWSSGKTWGYMLGGAVVGGVSGYVGGAIATSGIPMANTAAIAGSSLVNSVGTWAYTGGQTPISISLGAVSYDFTNGDFGYLGEKGNSVLENIGYGLGALANLSDALIGFNPQKVDLVTENSDAVGHSALVNEGTMTGTGLGNGNPANADPNGIISVGPNRYVDGNGSWHWMKGTNHWDTHTGAGEVFWRQTLNVNKGTIMKYGQWLNKMENSGKFIYSLELSSCVTHTSVALNLSGLFNIGIHPYLLNAQMYLWGNGIRPWTYSYFFNK; this is encoded by the coding sequence ATGAGAAATATAACACAAAAAATAATTATTCTAGGAATCGCTTTATTGGTAGCTATTTCTACAAGGGCGCAGCAGGAAGCTGTGGCATCAGAAGGAAGAAATTCCGCATGTGATGTAGGTGAAATTCCTGTTCAATATGCCCTTACTCCTACCGGGGCTGTTACATATCAGGTGCCAATGGATATTCACCCTGACCCAGAGGAATTTCATCCCCGTTTGTCGTTTGGTTATAACAGCCAGCAGCGTGAAAGTGCAATGGGATACGGATGGAATATTGGCGGGTTGTCCGGTATTACCCACGTGCCCGGAACAATTTATTATGATGGAAAATCATCCCCTCTTTCCTTGGATGAAGACAAGCTGATGTTGGATGGCATGCGTTTGCTGAAGACCGGCACGGACGCATGGCAAAGCGAACAAGGGTTTATAAAAGTGAAGAAGCAAGCGGATGGCACATTAGTGGCACGTTATCCGGATGGGAATACGGCAAAGTTCGAGACTTCTTCACAAGCCCCTTTCAGTTATGTGATGACTTTGTATACAAACCGTAAAGGTCGGTCTGTAAAATATGTCTATACACAGGCGGATAATTTGCCTTATATCCATAAGGTGCTGTATGGAGAAGTCGAAGGTGCATATAATGATTCCGTAGTGTTTACTTATCGCAACGTGAATGCTGCCATCACTCGTTATACAGACGGAAAACCTTTTAAATACAGTCGTTTGCTGGAGAAGGTGGAATCATTTTATAAAGGTAAACTGTGGCGGCGATATTTGCTTTCTTATCAGAACAGGGGGGTGAACCTGCCAATACAGTTAGAGTGTGAAACGGAAAACGGCAAGCTTAATCCTTTGCAATTCGGATATGGAGACAGAAGGAATATCGAGTCTCTCAGTGGAAGTCTGATTTATTTACAGAGGTATTTCCAGAACTCAGTTCAGGACCCCAATTCTCATAAGTCTCTTGCTTTATCACGCGGAAAATTCAAGAGGACGTCGAAAAGTGACGGTTTGATTTCATATCCGGTGCTCGGTGAGTATACTGAGACACAACGTTTATTGGTCTACAAAGACTTGTCGGACTCAAATGTTTCTCCCGTCGTATTTACAGCCGGAAAAGGTTTCATGCAACTGGAGGCGTTAGATGTGGACGGAGACGGTCTGGAAGAACCGGTAAAAGTAAATTATGATGATGATAAGTTGGTAGTATCGGTGTATACGAATGATGTCGATCCCAACCGGCATTCGGATTATATATATTCGGAGTGGGATGGGTATGTTCATGAACGACAGGTGGTTACCGGTGATTTCAATGGGGATGGCAAAGTAGAGTTGCTGGCTATATCGAGTTGTTATGATTGGGACAAAAACAGATACCCTTCACGTGCCTTGCTGGTAGATTTGAAGAATCGGAAGGCAATTTATGACGGAACGTGTTTCGACTTTACATTGCATCAGGTAGATAATAGGGCGTTGTATGCCGACCGCCTGATTCCTATGGACTATAACGGTGACGGCAAGACAGATATCTGTCTGATTAATATAAACGGGCTTTATGTATATGAGTTCACCGGCAGCGGGTTCAGGCAACTGGCATACTCTAGTGCAATTAATATCATGCATTTCAATTTTGAAAGCAGAACTGTCAAAGACAGGGAACTGATGGTGACTGATATGAACGGTGACGGAAATATGGATATTATTCTGGGGCCTCGCCGTGTGCATTGCAAGGATGGTTTCAAGCACTTGGGAGACGGAATCTGTCGTGGCGCATGTGTTAGTGAAAGTAACTTGAAAAGTACCAGCGCAAGTGGGTATAAACATTATGTACACCCTTATTCCGGTCAGGAATGTACGGTCGATCCGAGTGTATCCCAGCGTGACCTTGTGGTCTTTGACTGGAATGTGGAGAACGGCAAGCAGTGGACGTTTCTGATTTCTACGGGAAACTCATCTTATAGTACCGGTAATCCCGGATTTAAGGTGCACACGGAAGAATTATTCTATTGTTTTCATGAGACAGTGGGGCTGAATTTCATGTTGGTAGATGTGGATAATGACGGGTTGCCCGACCTGTTGCGCAATGTTCGCGGGAAAATCTATGTTCATCTGAACGAAAACGGAAAGATAAGCCAGGATTATAATTACCGTTCGATTTTGCAGATGGATAACCTGTCGGCACAATTTGCCGTGGCGAATGTGGCGCATTCTTACTATTGGTCGGGAAGCCTGATTTGTGTGGACAATGAGAAACTTTATGTGTATGAATATTCGCACAACGAGTCGAAAGAGCGTATGCTGCGGGAGCTTACAGACAGTTATGGAGTGACCTCAAGCCACTATTATACGGATATCATGAAAGCCTCCGAGGATCGCTATGTGAGCTTGCTGGATGTATCATTGGGAGCTCTTGGTTATCCATATGTGATAATGGCTCCTCATTTATATGTGCCCAACGGGTTGCAAAAGACAAAAGGAGATAAAGAGCTTTTATGGGAATATTACAAGTACACCAATGCTGTGTTTCATCGTACGGGGCTGGGTTTCCGTGGTTTCCGGAAGATTGAGACGAAAGATGTGGTGAATAAACGTACGATGTCTTCTGTGTTCGATCCGGAGCTGCTAAGTACGGAGGTGAAGAAAGAGACTTTTGCTGATACGATTGTGCGCAAATATGTATTGGAGAGGTCGCAGAATAAGACTGTTCTTCTGAAATTAAAGAAAGAGACTGTGCAGAATGCGCTTAATGGTACGGAAAAGGTTACCACGTATGAGTATAATGACTACGGACAGGCGACCGGTATGTTTACTTCGTATGGTGCTCATAATACGGAAGCAAAGTCATTCGGTTATCAGAATGTAGTAAACAACGATTGGTATCTGTTGGGGCTTCCGCTTTTCTCATGGACACAAAGTTCTCGTAATGATTCGATTGTCACTCAGGAAGTGAGAACAGATTATGACAACCGGTATCTTCCTGTCCGTAAGACAAGTTTTTTCAATGGAAATATTGCTTCCCAAGAGCATTATGAATATGACGACAGACAGCAACTTACCAGAAAAGAGCAGTGTTCCTATGATTCGGAAGACTGGCTGGTGAAGACTTTTGAGTATAACCGGGATGGATGCTTGACGAAAGAAACCGACCCTATGGGGCTGTCTGCCGACTATGTGTACGATTTAGAAACCGGCTTGCTGCAAAGCGCTACCGACCATAAGGGGCGTGTTACCCGTTATGCTTATGACATGTGGGGGCGTCTTGTCGAAACCCGCTATCCTGATGGGCGTATGAGACGATTGTCAACTGCGTGGAGTAGCGAAGGAGAACCGGGGCTGTATGTTGTGACTGTTGCTGAAACAGGCAAGCCTGTAACAAAAAAGTATTATGACTACTTAAAGCGGGAAGTTCGCACATCGCAGGTTCGCTTTGACGGACGGGAAATGAAAACGGATAAAGTGTACAACGTGAAAACGGGGCTGCTTGAAAAAGAATCTCTACCCACCACGGATAGTGTCCCTTCGCGTTGGAACAGCTTTACGTATGATAAATTTGACCGCCGTACATCCACCCGCTATGCTTCGGGGAAAATGGATTCTTGTGCTTATGGCGCTTTGACCGATACTATTATTGAAAACGGTATCCGCCATATCCGTACATATGATGAAGTCGGGCTGATGACACAAGCGACGGATGCTGCGGGAAGTATTGCTTATTATTACCGTCCCGACGGGCAGCCGATGGTGGCAATCATGTCAGGAAATATACAAACCCGTTTCTATTATGACAAGTATGGCCGTCGTATTGCCATTAAAGATCCCAGTGCCGGTATCCGGCGGACGGGATATGACAAAGCCGGCAATGTCAGCAAAGAAACTGATGCCGATGGTCGTGAATTAGTGAAAGAATACGACCGCTACGGACGTGTCGTGAAGCAAATAACACCTGACTTGACAACGGTTTATACCTATGACGACACGGAAAACCTGTTGCTTTCCGCGGTGTCAAGCAATGGCAGCGCTCTGTATAATACTTACGATGAGTATGGCAGACTGCAAACGCAGCGTGAAGAAGCTCCGGATGGCAAATGGTTGCAGAAAGCCTACAGTTATACAACCGACGGACTGCCTGAATCGATTGCTTATATCTCTCAAAACGGTGCTTTGACCACAGAAGAGTTGTCTTACCGCAACGGTTTCCTGACAGAAGTCCGTCTTGCAGACGGAACGCTGGTCTACCGTCATGATGAAGAGAATTCGCTGGGACAGTTGACAAAACTTACTGCAGGCGGAATGCAGCGTACCTACGAGTTTAATGAATGGGGACTGCCTGTAAGACGCAGCATCACCCGTGTGGATGGAGGTATAGTGTTCGACCACAGCTACCGTTTCAATGTGGCGAATAACAATCTTGAAAATCGTACGGATGAAACCAGAAACCTGCCGGAGGATTTTGATTATGATGAATTGAATCGTTTGTGTTCTTACGGTAATAATGCCGTTCTTTATGATAATTATGGTAATATTCGTTGGAAGGGTGATGCCGGGGAACTGGTTTATACCAATCCGAACCGCCCTTATGCCGTGACGGGTTTGGCTCCTGTTGAAGACAATCTGGTGAAGTCAGGTATTGACATCACTTATACCGCTGCCCAGCGTCCTTCTGTTATCATGCTGGATACGAAGAAAGTCATGTTGACGTACAACGCCAATCATGAGCGCATACGTATGCAGTATTCTGTGAACAATCAGAATGAGTTGACTCGTTACTATCTGGGTGGTAACTACGAAATAGACGAATCTCTTGGCAGTGTCAAAGAAAAGCTTTATCTTGGCGGCGGATATTATGATGCTCCTGCGGTATTAATAAAAGAAGGTAATCGCTTATCTGTTTTCTTTATTCATCGGGATTACTTAGGCAGCATTTTACAAATAGCCGATGCACAAGGAAACGTAGTGGAAGAGAATAGCTTTGATGCTTGGGGAAGATTGCGCAATCCCGCTACCCAAACCGTTTATGCACCAGGTACGGAGCCTGAGCTGATGCTGGATCGAGGCTTTACAGGACACGAGCATCTTTCGTTCTTTGGATTGATTAACATGAATGCCCGTCTGTATGATCCAGTGCTGGGAAGATTCTTGAGTCCTGACCCATATGTGCAGGTGTTGGACTTTACGCAGTCGTATAATCGGTATATGTATGCGATGAATAATCCGCTGTGCTATGTGGATCGGAATGGAGAGTTTCTTTGGTTTGTTCCTGTAATTATTGGTGCTGCAATTGGTATGTATTCGGGTGGTGTTATAGCTAATAAAGGACAATATAATCCTGTAAAATGGGATTGGAGCTCCGGTAAAACTTGGGGTTATATGCTTGGTGGTGCTGTTGTAGGCGGTGTGTCAGGTTATGTAGGTGGAGCGATAGCGACTTCAGGAATTCCAATGGCGAACACTGCGGCTATAGCTGGTTCTTCGCTTGTCAACTCGGTAGGTACTTGGGCTTATACCGGTGGACAAACGCCGATATCAATCAGTCTTGGTGCAGTCTCTTACGACTTTACGAATGGAGATTTTGGATATCTCGGCGAAAAAGGGAATTCTGTACTGGAGAATATCGGATATGGGCTTGGAGCACTGGCAAATTTGAGTGATGCGTTGATAGGATTTAATCCTCAAAAGGTTGATTTGGTTACTGAAAATTCGGATGCTGTAGGGCATTCTGCATTAGTAAATGAAGGAACTATGACAGGAACTGGTTTGGGCAATGGAAATCCTGCTAATGCTGACCCTAATGGTATTATTTCAGTCGGTCCCAATAGGTATGTCGACGGGAATGGCAGTTGGCATTGGATGAAAGGAACAAACCATTGGGATACTCATACAGGTGCAGGAGAAGTGTTTTGGCGACAAACTCTTAATGTCAATAAGGGTACAATAATGAAATATGGACAATGGCTTAATAAGATGGAGAATTCTGGCAAATTTATCTATAGCTTGGAATTGAGCAGTTGTGTTACACATACTTCTGTTGCATTGAATTTATCGGGATTGTTCAATATAGGAATACATCCATATCTCTTAAATGCACAAATGTATTTGTGGGGAAATGGTATTAGACCGTGGACTTATAGTTATTTTTTTAATAAATAA